A stretch of the uncultured Trichococcus sp. genome encodes the following:
- a CDS encoding ABC transporter substrate-binding protein has product MKRRKLFGWMLTFLASSTLAACGGSGDTTSDLPEEINIGYLRVPNDEKIAKTEALFDEYFADKGIETNFLVFDSGVEANQAFASGSIDFASMGNTNGIIALSRGLDVELIWLHEILGEIEALAVRKDSGIEKVEDLAGKSIATTFASTSHYSLLQVLNEAGIADQVQLLDMQTVDIVAAWERGDIDAAYTWQPSLGSLLENGDMLVSSEQVAAMGHQTANVLLARKGFTEQHPELTADFIAALIAGGNLYRENPEQAAAIVAVPLGITAENALGQMQGSIWLTPEEEISEAYMGTSETAGDFSKVMKATADFLLEQGSITESPSQEEFDAFINPKYIEMYLER; this is encoded by the coding sequence ATGAAAAGAAGAAAACTGTTTGGATGGATGCTGACTTTTTTGGCATCCAGTACATTAGCGGCCTGTGGAGGATCCGGGGATACAACATCAGACCTTCCGGAAGAAATCAATATCGGTTATTTGCGTGTGCCGAACGATGAAAAAATCGCCAAGACAGAAGCCTTGTTCGATGAATATTTTGCGGATAAAGGCATCGAAACGAACTTCCTGGTTTTCGATTCAGGTGTGGAAGCGAACCAAGCGTTTGCATCAGGGAGCATCGATTTTGCATCGATGGGCAACACTAACGGCATCATCGCCTTATCAAGAGGGCTGGATGTAGAGCTGATTTGGCTGCATGAAATTCTGGGTGAAATCGAAGCTTTGGCCGTGCGTAAAGACAGCGGAATCGAAAAAGTCGAAGATTTGGCCGGAAAGAGCATTGCAACAACGTTTGCCTCCACTTCGCACTATAGTTTGCTGCAGGTTCTTAACGAGGCCGGTATCGCCGACCAAGTTCAACTGTTGGATATGCAGACTGTTGACATCGTTGCTGCATGGGAACGAGGGGACATCGATGCCGCCTATACGTGGCAGCCTTCTTTAGGTAGTCTGCTGGAAAACGGTGACATGTTGGTTTCCTCTGAACAGGTTGCTGCGATGGGCCACCAGACGGCGAATGTGCTGCTGGCAAGAAAAGGATTCACGGAACAGCATCCTGAGCTCACGGCGGATTTCATTGCGGCGCTTATCGCAGGCGGCAATCTTTACCGGGAAAATCCGGAACAGGCAGCCGCAATTGTTGCGGTACCGCTTGGAATAACGGCGGAAAATGCGTTGGGCCAGATGCAGGGATCGATTTGGCTGACGCCGGAAGAAGAAATTTCTGAGGCGTACATGGGTACCAGCGAAACTGCAGGCGATTTTTCGAAAGTCATGAAAGCGACAGCTGATTTCTTGTTGGAGCAAGGATCAATCACGGAATCTCCATCGCAAGAGGAATTCGATGCTTTCATCAATCCAAAGTACATCGAAATGTACTTGGAAAGATAA
- a CDS encoding ABC transporter permease subunit, with protein MNAKKNKNRFEVTLTFVTWFAIFLVWFLVTNLREVSSLILPSPQEVWETFIAIVRNGYNNISIWQHLSDSFVRLFWAVAVAFVTAVPLGLLSGYFGKFRAVIDSIVQFYRPIPPLAYYALLILWMGIDDASKVTLLYLAAFAPIYIACVAAVNSVNQDYILSSRSLGASQKDVFLKIVLPACMPDIFTGLRTAMGFAYTTLVAAEMTAATSGIGWMVIDASRYLKSDVMFVGIIIMGITGILMDSGLLYLENKFIFWKGKD; from the coding sequence ATGAATGCGAAAAAAAACAAAAATCGCTTCGAAGTTACATTAACATTCGTCACATGGTTCGCTATTTTTCTGGTGTGGTTTTTGGTTACAAATCTACGTGAGGTATCATCTTTGATTCTTCCGTCGCCACAGGAAGTGTGGGAAACGTTCATCGCCATTGTCCGAAATGGATACAACAACATCAGTATATGGCAACATTTGAGTGACAGTTTTGTGCGGTTGTTTTGGGCTGTGGCCGTCGCTTTTGTGACGGCGGTTCCGCTTGGATTGCTGAGTGGTTATTTCGGGAAATTCCGGGCCGTCATCGATTCGATTGTGCAGTTCTATCGGCCGATCCCGCCATTAGCCTACTATGCGTTGTTGATTTTATGGATGGGCATCGATGATGCCTCAAAAGTCACGTTGCTTTATCTGGCTGCGTTTGCTCCAATCTACATTGCCTGCGTTGCGGCAGTGAACAGCGTGAATCAGGACTATATTCTGAGCTCCCGTTCTTTGGGTGCGAGCCAAAAGGATGTCTTTCTCAAAATCGTCCTTCCGGCTTGTATGCCGGATATTTTCACGGGATTGCGCACCGCGATGGGGTTTGCCTACACCACTTTGGTGGCTGCCGAAATGACTGCGGCGACTTCCGGAATCGGTTGGATGGTTATCGATGCCTCCCGGTATCTGAAATCGGATGTGATGTTCGTCGGCATCATCATAATGGGCATCACGGGCATTCTGATGGACAGCGGGTTACTCTATTTGGAAAATAAATTTATATTCTGGAAAGGGAAGGATTAA
- a CDS encoding FAD-dependent oxidoreductase, translating to MGKKVLIVGGVAGGASVAARVRRLDESAEIVMFERGPYVSFSNCCIPFHISGDIEKSESLVLMTPPEFDKQYNIDARVYNEVVAINKEEKTVSVKNVQTGETYEEAYDVLFLAPGANAVRPRSIAGIDSKHVFVMKTVPDVAALTAYTKANEVKDVAVVGGGYIGLEVAENLKMAGYNVSLIEAQDQIMAPLDYDMVQIINREIMKNGVDLILKDSVQAIGSDEVTLASGRTVKAQAVVMAIGVSPENALAKQAGLELGVAGSIKVNHHYQTSNPHIYAVGDAIETTCFFTGQKTQLTLAGPAQRQARAAADHVYGRTYLNTGVIGSSSVKMFGLNSANTGLNEKQCQARGIAYDFAYIIPKDKVSIMPGAENLFFKLIFAVPSGKILGAQAVGRGNVDKRIDVIATAIMLNANLEDLKELELTYSPHFSTAKDVVNHAVLVGLNILNGEFKKVPVTKVRELVESGAMIIDAREEHEHKKSHVKGAVNIPLSQFRGRLDEIPKDQPVYVHCRSSQRSYNMVRALGQLGFENIYNIDGSFLGISEYEYFNDVTLNRDPIVTEYNFN from the coding sequence ATGGGTAAAAAAGTATTAATTGTCGGAGGCGTTGCTGGAGGCGCTTCAGTCGCAGCACGGGTAAGACGTTTGGATGAATCAGCTGAGATCGTGATGTTCGAAAGAGGGCCGTACGTTTCTTTCTCGAACTGTTGCATTCCGTTCCACATCAGTGGGGATATCGAGAAATCGGAAAGTCTGGTGTTGATGACACCTCCGGAATTCGATAAGCAATACAACATCGATGCACGTGTCTACAATGAAGTCGTGGCAATCAACAAAGAAGAAAAAACAGTGTCCGTAAAGAATGTGCAGACAGGCGAAACGTATGAAGAGGCGTACGATGTCTTGTTCTTGGCGCCGGGTGCGAATGCCGTTCGTCCGCGTTCCATCGCAGGGATCGATTCCAAGCATGTATTCGTCATGAAGACGGTGCCGGATGTAGCTGCTCTTACGGCCTATACCAAGGCTAACGAAGTCAAAGATGTGGCGGTCGTGGGCGGCGGCTATATCGGTCTTGAAGTCGCTGAGAACCTGAAAATGGCGGGCTACAATGTTTCCTTGATCGAAGCGCAAGACCAAATCATGGCGCCATTGGATTATGATATGGTCCAAATCATCAATCGCGAAATCATGAAAAATGGCGTAGATCTGATTTTGAAAGACAGCGTCCAAGCGATTGGTTCGGACGAAGTGACATTGGCTTCCGGCCGTACCGTCAAAGCGCAAGCCGTCGTGATGGCCATCGGAGTGTCGCCGGAAAATGCGTTGGCGAAACAGGCTGGTCTGGAATTGGGTGTCGCTGGTTCCATCAAAGTGAACCATCACTATCAAACAAGTAATCCACATATTTATGCCGTTGGGGATGCAATCGAAACGACTTGCTTCTTTACAGGTCAAAAAACGCAACTGACACTTGCCGGTCCCGCGCAACGTCAAGCACGCGCCGCTGCTGATCACGTATACGGCCGAACTTATCTTAACACAGGCGTCATCGGTTCTTCGAGCGTGAAAATGTTCGGTTTGAATTCTGCGAACACTGGCTTGAATGAGAAGCAATGCCAAGCACGCGGTATCGCCTACGATTTTGCTTACATCATCCCGAAAGATAAGGTCAGCATCATGCCTGGTGCGGAGAACTTGTTCTTCAAATTGATCTTTGCTGTGCCATCAGGAAAAATTTTGGGGGCACAAGCAGTCGGACGCGGAAATGTCGATAAACGGATCGATGTCATCGCTACGGCAATCATGTTGAACGCCAATCTTGAGGACTTGAAAGAGTTGGAATTGACCTACTCCCCGCACTTCTCCACAGCCAAGGATGTCGTGAACCATGCCGTTCTTGTCGGGTTGAATATTTTGAATGGCGAATTCAAAAAAGTGCCGGTAACCAAAGTGCGTGAATTGGTTGAGAGCGGTGCGATGATCATCGATGCGCGCGAAGAACATGAACACAAAAAGAGTCATGTCAAAGGCGCAGTCAATATTCCATTGAGTCAATTCCGCGGAAGGTTGGATGAGATTCCTAAAGATCAGCCGGTTTATGTTCACTGCCGTTCCAGCCAACGCAGCTACAATATGGTACGTGCGCTTGGACAATTAGGTTTTGAGAACATCTACAACATAGACGGTTCCTTCCTGGGTATTTCTGAATACGAGTACTTCAATGACGTTACTTTGAATCGCGACCCAATCGTGACAGAATATAACTTCAATTAA